The following DNA comes from Streptomyces pristinaespiralis.
AGATCGCGCTGGCTCCCGAGGTGTGGCTCACCGGCACCTCGTCCATGGAGGAACCCGACTACGCCTACATCACCCTCGTCGATGCCACCGCCGACGAGGCAGCCGTCTTCGCGACGTGGCTGCGTGACTCGTTCGTGCCGTCACCCGATCTCGTGCGCTTCATCAGCAGCCTCGCCATGGCCGGCGGCGAAGAGACGCCGTGGGTCCTGCCGGCCACGGGAGGCAGCGAAGAGGTCCTGGCGGAGATCCGGCGGCACATCGAGACCTTCGACGTCTTCTGAGCCATCGCGATGCCGTCGACCGCCTCACGGTGCCGTCGCTCACCAACAGTCCGGAGGCCGGCGAAGATCTCCTCCAACACCACACCTACGCCTACCGGGCAGACAACCACGTCACCGAGATCCGGGAACTGACCAGCGCCGTGAGCGTGGACGGCGGTGACCCGACCGGTCGGATCGAGGTCGTAGCGACGGACGCCCGGACGGAATGCGAAGCGCGCTTCCACGCGGTGATCACGGACGTCGTCGGGACCCCCACGGAGCTGGTGACACCGGACGGACGCATAGCCAGGCAGGAACGCACCACCGTTTGGGGCACCCGCCTGCCGGCACCGCCCGGCTCGTCGTCGGTCGACTGCCCTCTCCGTTTTCCGGGCCAGTACCGCGATTCGGAAACCGACCTCAATTACAACTACTTCCGCTACTACGACGACCAAGTCGCCGCCGCCCCGGCGTCAGAATGATCGATGAAGTGCGGCTGGAGAGGATCCGCCTGGATCTGCATGCCAAACTGGGCGAGCCCGATGTCAAGACCACGCCGAAGGAAACATAGAGGTGTGGCAGTTGTCGGACGCCCCGAAGGCGACCGTCACCTATCGGCCGTTCAGCAAAGCCGGTGGAGCACCCATCGACTACAACGGCGTGGACGGCCTGGACATGAAACGCTTCCACATACCGCAGCAATGGGACCGAGTCATGGTGAACCAGGATGCATACCGCCGCGAGCTGGAATATCTGACCCAGTACGCCGAGGACGACTGGCTGGGATTCTCTGTTGTCAGCGGCTCCGTGGGCACCCTCCTCGGGCGCGGCGCGTCGTTCCGTGAGCAGTTGGCGTTGCTCCTGCGGATTGTCGGCGACCTGTACGACGCAGGAGCACGAGCCGGCGAACTCACGGAGTCGACGAAGGACCCTTTTCTTCCCTGGCCATGGGACAAGGTAGAGGTTCTGACGCGAATCACAGCAGATGTCGAGCAGCATTCCCGCCTGCCCGATTCTGGCGACATCTGTTGGTTCGCGGTGCCGTGATGCCGGCATGAGCGAGATGCTCGCGGGTGGCGTCACCCTGTCCCCGGGGCGCAGAGGAGCCGACTGCGCAGGCCGGTCGCGCGGGCGGCCCGGATCCGGTCTTCTGCGCGGGCCCGCAGCCGGTGGCGGAGCTCGAGGTCGGCGATCGGCCGGTCCGGGGGCGCGAAGCACGTGATCCGCATGCCGTTCGCATCGGTGATTCTCAACTGGGCCCCGGGCTGCGAACGTTCCCCTCGGACACCAACCGCATGCCCTTCGGCCAGCCGCCCAGCCGGTCGAACCGTCGCCGCAGGCAAATGCCCGCCAGGAGCTGTGGTCACCCCTCACGTCGCGTGCCGCTGCTTTCGACTCTCGCCGTCTTCGACATCTTCACGCGACCCGTCGGCAGCTGCTCGCAAGGCGGGACTTCTCAGTCGTCGGGCAGCCGCCATGCGGTGAGGGCCAGGGTTGCCCGTGTCGTCGCCGGTCACGGCCGGTCGGGTCCGCGGTAGGGCAGGGGCTGGCTGTAGACCACGCTGGTGGTCGTGCTGCCGAAACCCGCCAGCTCGTCCATGAGTGTCTCCAGATGCCCCATCGAGGCCGCGGCCACCTTGAGGGTGTAGCAGTCGTCACCCGTGGTGCGCAGGCACTCCAGGATCTCCCTCCGCTCGGCGAGCAGCCGGCGCAGCGGCTGGTGGTGGTTGCCCGGGTACTTCAACCGGACGATGGCGAGGACGGGGTAGCCGACCTTGGTCAGGTCGACCATCGCGTGATATCCGGTGATGACGCCCAGCGCCTCCAACTGCCGCACCCGTTCCGTGGTGGCCGAAGGACTGAGGCTCACGCGCCGCCCCAACTCGCTCAGCGATATGCGTGCTTCCTGCTGCAACTGGGCGATGATCGCCCAATCGACGTCATCGAGATTCACGGTCATGCCACGAATCTACCGGGAAAACAGTGGGAGATCGTCGGAACGACCGGGAAGAGTTCGTTCCGTCCTCCTGGTTCGCCGGGATAGCCTCGGCTCATGCAACTGGGCGTCAACGTACCCAACTTCGGACCAGGAACCGATCCCGGCGTGCTGCGCGAGTGGGCGCGGATCGTCGAAGGGCTCGGCTTCGACCTCCTGATGGTGTCGGACCATGTGGCCGTCACCCCGGACGTCGCCGAGCAGTACCCGGAGCCCTTCTACGAACCGTTCACCGCACTGTCCTGGCTGGCCGGTGTCACCACCGAGCTGCGCCTGGGCACGTCCGTGCTCGTCATGCCCTACCGGCATCCCCTGCTGGTCGCCCGCATGGCGGCCAACCTCGACCGGATCAGCGACGGGCGGCTCGTACTCGGGGTGGGCGTCGGCTGGGCACGTCAGGAGTTCGAGGCGCTCGGCGTGCCGTTCACCCGACGCGGCA
Coding sequences within:
- a CDS encoding Lrp/AsnC family transcriptional regulator, which encodes MTVNLDDVDWAIIAQLQQEARISLSELGRRVSLSPSATTERVRQLEALGVITGYHAMVDLTKVGYPVLAIVRLKYPGNHHQPLRRLLAERREILECLRTTGDDCYTLKVAAASMGHLETLMDELAGFGSTTTSVVYSQPLPYRGPDRP